The Euphorbia lathyris chromosome 2, ddEupLath1.1, whole genome shotgun sequence genome includes a window with the following:
- the LOC136217271 gene encoding uncharacterized protein, protein MNPQTDKIVRRTTMVATVVASYFLLTADYGPEPNFFDPIKKAILSAENSAKELIFGSKKESKGSQMGKPSENSEKQH, encoded by the exons ATGAATCCTCAAACAGACAAGATAGTAAGGAGAACAACCATGGTGGCTACTGTTGTTGCTTCCTATTTCCTCTTAACTGCTGACTATGGCCCTGAACCTAATTTTTTCGACCCA ATTAAGAAGGCCATACTATCAGCAGAGAATTCTGCAAAAGAGTTAATCTTTGGATCAAAAAAAGAATCTAAAGGCAGTCAAATGGGGAAGCCGAGTGAAAACAGTGAAAAACAGCACTAA